GTATCGGATCGCGGCCCCGAGCCCCTGCAGGGCGCCGCCGACCGCGGGCGAGAGCAGGAAGGCGTCGAACGGACCGCGGAGCGCGCCGTCGTCGGAGGTCAGCGCGAAGTGCTGCGGGCCGCTCGCGCGCGGGCCGCCGGTGATCGCGTCGTACAGCGCGCGCTGCTCGGCGTCGAGGTCTGCCGGCGGCATGGGACGGATGCGTGGTGCCATCGGGTTCCTCCTCGCTCAAAGAGTGGCGATCTTATTCAATCAGTAAAAGTAACTTTCGCTAAGCGAATTCAAAGGAGAGTTCATGACCGAGTTCCACGACGTCGCCCTGACCGGTGGTGGATTCGATTTCCGGGTCCGGGTCTACCCCGCACCGCAGCCCACCGGCGCCGTGCTCAACTGGCTCCACGGCGGGGCGTTCATGTTCGGCACGCTCGACATGCCCGAGGCCGACCAGGTCGGGCGCTGCCTGAGCGAGTCGGGCACGACGGTGGTGTCGGTGGACTACACGCTGGCTCCGTTGGATGCCCTCGCCGCGCTCGGCCCGATCGATGGCGGCGAAGGGATGCCGGCACCCGAAGGCATGCCGACCCCAGAGCAGATGCGCGCCGAGATGGAGGCGGCCGGGCCCCGCGCCCGGTATCCGGTCGCATCGCTGCAGACGGTCGTCGCCTTCGACTGGGCGGTCGCGAACGCCCAGCGGTGGGGTGCTGCGCCGACGCGGGTGCTGCTCGGCGGGGCCAGTGCGGGGGGCAACCTGGCAGCCGGAGCAGCGGTGCGGTTGCGCGATCGGGCTGCCACCGCGGCGGATGCTGCGGTCCCGGCATCCGTGGCGCTCGTCTACCCCGTTCTGCACGCGCCATTGCCCGACGCGAATGCCGAACTGGAGGCGAAACTCGCGGGTCTTCCGCGTGCGCTGACCTTCCCGCCCGAATCGACCAGTGCGATCAATGCCAACTATCTGGGTGAGGCCGCACCGGACGAGATCTACGCGTTCCCCGGCGGCCACGACATGACGGGGCTCGCGCCGACGCTGATCGTGACAGCGGACCGCGATCGACTGCGTGCATCGGGCGAGGCTTTCGCTGCCGAACTGGCACTCGCGGGCGTCGACGTGTGCGTGGTGCGTCAGCGCGGCGCGCTGCACGGCTTCCTGAACGAGGTGGGGGATCCCGCCGCGGAAAGCACGTTGCGGTGGATCAGGACGGTGGCCACATTGACAGCAGCCCGCACCGTCCGTTAGATTCATCAAGCGAAAGTTACTTTTACTAAATGAAACTACCCACCCGAACTGCAAGGAGCCGGTGATGACGCCGCACAACACCGTCGAGGTCGAGCGTCGAGTCGACGCCGGCTGGCTGGGCCTCGAAGGCTCGCGCGTTCTCATCGCCGGGGCGGGCGGAATCGGGGGGGCGTGCGCGGTCGCGTACGCCAAAGCTGGAGCCTCGGTCGCCGTCGTCGACCGTGATCGCGCCACCCTCGACGCCCTGAGTATCCTGCTCGAGCCGGCGGGCGTCCCGTTCCTGCTGATCGAGGCCGACCTCACCGAGCACGGAGCCGGAACACGCGTCGTCGCGGAGACCGTGGACGGACTGGGAGGCCTTGATGTCCTGCTGCACGCGGTCGGCATCAACGACCGCCGGCCGATTCTCGAATTCACCGAAGACGAATGGGACCACATCCTGCAGGTGAACCTGTCGACGCTGTTCGGGCTCGCCCAGGCCGCCGGCCGTCACATGGTCGCCCAGGGCTCGGGCCGGGTGCTCGCCCTCTCCAGCGTCTCGGGCCTGCTCGCCCATCACTCGCACGGCCCGTACGCCGCGTCCAAGGGCGGCATCAACCAACTGCTGCGCGTCATGGCGCGCGAATGGGCCTCGGCCGGAGTCACGGTCAATGCGCTCGCTCCCGGCTACATCGAGACGCCGCTCACCGCAGGCGAGCTCGCCAAGCCTGGAAAACGACAGGATCTGGAGAGCCTCGTGCCGGCCGGTCGTCTCGGCACGCCCGACGAACTGACCGGCCCCGCCCTGTTCCTGTCGTCGCGTCACGCGGGATTCATCACCGGGCACGTGATGTACATCGACGGCGGACGCACGCTGGTCTGAGACTGAAGAGACGACAGGAGACGCACATGTCAGCATCCACCCCCCAGATCTTCCCCCGGTTCGCCGGCAAGACCGTCCTGGTCACCGGCGCGGGCACCGGCTTCGGCGCCGAGATCGCGGTGCGCGCCGCGCAGGAAGGCGCCAGAGTCGCCGTTCACTACCGCTCCTCGAAGGCAGGCGCCGAGGCGACGCTCGAGCGCATCCGCGACGCGGGCAGCGACGGAATCCTCGTGCAGGCCGACATCGGCTCGTGGGACCAGATCAAGCGGATGGCCGATGAGGTCTGGGCCGCGTTCGGCACCCTCGACGTGCTGGTCAACAACGTCGGCGACGTCTCCAGCGAGCAGATGAACTGGAACGAGCTGACCCAAGAGGCCCTCGACGCGGTCATCGACATCGATGTCAAGGGCACGCTGCTGATGACGCACGAGTTCGGCGAGCGGATGCTGGCCCAGGGCCACGGCAACATCGTGCAGGTCGGCTCCACGGTCATCGTGCGAGGTTCCGCCCGCGCCCCGCAGTACGCCGCGGCGAAGTACGCCATCCTCGGCATCACGAAGTCCTACGCGAAGGCGTTCGCGCCGACCGTGCGTGTGAACACCTTCGCACCCGGCTTCATGGAGACCGAGCGGCTGCTGAACCGCGAGGACTGGAAGAACGGGCGCCGCGAGGTGCTGCTCGCCCAGACGCCGATGGGCGTCATCCCGCCGCCCGAGTTCGTCACCGGTGCGTGCCTCTGGCTCGCCACCGACGAGGCGGCCCACCTCACCGGTGGCTACATGCTCGCCGACGGCGGCTTCAACATGGTCGGCGCATAAGCGTCCACCCACGACCGAGGAGACACGAACAATGAAGCTCATCACCTTCGACGGCGGCCGCGTGGGCCGTCTCGAGCTCGAAGAAGGCACCGTCATCGAACTGGACGTGCCCTCGACCCGCGAGTACTTCGAACGCGGCGGCGACGTCCGCGAGACCGGAGAGCGCCTGGCCTACGCCGACGTGAAGCTCGAAGCGCCCATCCGGCCGAAGAAGTTCTTCCACACCGCGGGCAACTTCGCCGACCACCACAACGAGCTCACCGCCGTGGACTGGTCGCACCCCGTGCACAAGGGCATCGTGTTCTTCCAGAACGTCGACGCCATCATCGGGCCGGACGATGACATCGTCTACCCGGAGGGCCTCACCAAGGAGCTTGACTACGAGCTCGAGCTCGGCATCATCATCGGCAAGCCGGGCAAGTTCTTCGGGCCGGACGAAGCCGACGACTACATCGCCGGCTTCACCGTCTTCAACGACATCACCGCGCGCGACATCCAGCGCAAGGAGATGGAGTCGGGGGTGTTCTCGTTCAGCAAAGGCATCGACACGTTCTGCCCGATCGGCCCGTGGATCGTCACGCGCGACGAGGTGCCCGACATGCACGAGCTGCCCATGCAGCTGCGCGTCAACGGCGAAGTGCGCCAGCAGGGCAACACCAACCAGACCCGCATCAAGTTCCCGCACCTGGTCGCATACCACTCGCCGCAGATCTACAGCGCCGGCGACATCATCACGACCGGCACCATCTCGGGCGTCGCGGCCGTGCAGCCGAACCCGTTCGACTTCTACCTGCAGCCGGGTGATGAGATCGAGGCCGAGATCACCGGCATCGGCACCCTGCGCAACCGGGTCATCTCGTGGGAGGACCGCTACGGCGAGCCCGCCCCGGCGCGGGTGGACTGGTGAGGATCGCGAACCTCGGGGGGCGCGCCGTCCTGGTCCGGGGCGAGAGCGGCGCGATCGACATCGCCGGCGCGTCGGACGGACGCTTCGGCCCCGACCCGCAGTCGCTGTTCGAGAACTGGACGGCGTTCGCCGAGTGGGCTGACGCACTCCTGAACGCGGATGCCGCGGCATCCGACTCGTTCGATGTCACCGAGCTGGGCGCCCCTGTCCCGCGCCCGCGTCAGGTGTTCGCGATCGGGTTGAACTACGCCGAGCACGCCGCTGAGGCCGGCTACCCGCCGGTTTCGATGCCGGTGACGTTCACGAAGTTCCCGTCCTCGATCGTCGGCCCGGATGCGGTCGTCGAGCTGCCCGAAGGGCATGTCGACTGGGAGGTCGAGCTCGTCGTCGTGATCGGCCGCGAGGGGCACAAACTCGATCGGGAGAGCGCCTGGGACCACGTCGCGGGACTCACGATCGGTCAGGACCTCTCCGAGCGGATCACCCAGCTGCAGGGGTCGGCGCCGCAGTTCAGCCTGGGCAAGTCGTTCCCCGGGTTCGGCCCGACGGGCCCGTGGCTGGTCACGCCGGACGAGTTCGCCGATAAGGACGACCTCGCGATCTCGTGCAGCCTGTCCGGCGAGGGCATGCAGGCATCTCGCACGTCGATGATGCTCTACGACGTGCCCGAACTGCTCGTGCGGATCTCGGCCGTCTGTCCGCTGCTGCCGGGCGACATCATCTTCTCGGGGACGCCCTCGGGGATCGGCAACCGCCGCACGCCCCCGCGCTTCATCGGGGCGGACGACGTGCTGGTGAGCGAGATCGAGGGCATCGGCACGCTGACGACGCGGTTCACCGCGTGACGAACAGAGGAGATGTCCCGACCGGAGGAGCGACCGACCTGCTCTCCTCGTCCGTTCTGCACATCTCCTCCGCTCAGGCCGTGTCGTGCACCGACCTCCGAGTCGAGTACCTGCGGGCGCCGATCGCGATCGGCACGGATACGCCGCGATTCTCGTGGATCGTCGATCACCCGCAGGACGCATACGAGATCGTGGTCGCTCGTGGCGCCGAGCCGATCTGGTCGAGCGGACCCGTCGAGAGCCCGCAGACGTCGCTGGTGGAGTATGCCGGTGCCGCGCTCGCCTCCGACACCGACTACACCTGGCGGGTGCGTTCGCGGGCGGATGCCGGTGGCTGGTCTGACTGGGCATCGTCGACGTTCGGCACCGGACTCTTGGATGCTGCGGACTGGTCGGCAGCGTGGGTCGAGCCCGACCAGCAGGATGCCGTCGTGGAGCGCTGGAGCATCCTCGACTGGATCCGCGGCCTCGGTCCGCAGGAGCCGCTCGAGGAGAGACTCCGACCGCCGCAGCTGCTGCGCCATCCGTTCGCCCTTGGGGAACGTCCGGTCCGCGCGCGCCTGTACGCGACCGCTCGCGGCGCGTATGCGGCCACGGTCAACGGCCTGCCTGCAGACGACCAGGTGCTCGCCCCCGGGTCGGACACCTATGAGCACCGCATCTCGGTGCAGACGTACGACGTGACCGACGCGCTCGTCGAGGGCGAGAACGTGCTCGGCGTCGCGCTCGCCGACGGGTGGTGGGCGGGACGCCTCGGCCTCACCGGCTCGAGCGCGCAGTACGGCACTCGCACGAGCGCGATCTGGCAGCTGCACGTGGAGTACGCCGACGGCGGTTCGGAGGTGATCGGCTCCGGCTCCGGAGTGCGCAGCAGCCCTGGCCCATGGGCCTACGCCGACCTGTTCGTCGGCGAGCAGTTCGACCGGAGAGCCGTACCGGTCGGCTGGGACCGCCCGGGCTTCTCCGACGAGGGGTGGACTCCGGTCGTCGAGGTCGGTCGCGATCACGCGCTCCTGAAAGCCTTCACCGGTGAGCCGATCCGCCGGGTGCTCGAACTGCCTGCCATCGAGGTCGTCGAGACGCCGGAGGGTGCGATCGTCGACTTCGGCCAGGTGATCGCCGGGCGCGTCCGGCTGAGGCTGCACGACACGTCACCCGGTCAGCGCATCGTCCTCGAGCACACCGAGACGCTCGCCCCCGGCGGATCGTGGTTCGACAACATTCAGGGCATCAACAAGGAGCAGACCGACATCTTCGTCGCCGCCGGCGATGACGACGAGTGGGAGCCCGAGTTCACGTTCCACGGCTTCCGCTACGCGCGCGTCACGGGACTGCATGCGCCCCTGAATCGCGATGACATCGTCGCCGTCGTGATCGCCAGCGACCTCGAGCAGACCGGCGCGTTCTCGGCATCCGATCCTCGTCTCGATCGCCTGCATCAGAACGTGGTCTGGAGCCAGCGCGGCAACTTCGTCTCGATCCCGACCGACTGCCCGCAGCGCGAGAAGGTCGGCTGGACCGGCGACATCCAGGCCTTCGTCGGAGCCGCGGCCAACAACGCCCAGGTCGTGCCGTTCCTCACCCGCTGGCTGGAGAACCTGCGGGCCGACCAGCTGCCCGACGGGCGCATCCCGATCTTCTCGCCGCGCTCGCCGTTCGACGCCGATGCGGCGGCGAACGCGCAGGGGATCGGGTCGATCGTCGCCGCCGCCGGGTGGAGCGATGCGATCGCGATCGTGCCCTGGACGCTGTACGAACGGTACGGCGACCGGCGCCTCCTCGAGCATAACTACGACGCGCTGATCCGGTGGATCCAGTACCAGCGGAGGACAGCAGCGTCCGAGCTGCCCGAGGCGCTCATCGACACGGCGCTCGCGCCCGATCGCCGGGCGCGCCAGGCACTGCTCTACAACACGGGAGCCCACTTCGGGGACTGGCTGACCCCCTCGACGATGGAGGGCAAGCCCGTCCACGAGGCGATCGGCATCGCTCCCGCACTGACCAGCGAGTACCTTGCGCCGATGTTCCAGGCCCGGACGCTGTCGATCGCAGCGCGGTGGGCGGACGTGCTCGGACGGACGGCGGATGCCGCGGCGCTGGCGACCGCGGCCGCCGACGTTCGCGCTGCCTTCGCCGCGGAGTACGTCGACGCCGACGGCGATCTGCCCGTCCGGCTGCAGGGCGTCTACGTGCTGGCGCTGGCGTTCGACATGGTGCCCACAGCGCTGCGCGCGCGGACCGCGGCGCGTCTCGTCGAGCTCGTGCGCGAGCGCGGGAACCGGCTCGACACCGGGTTCCTGTCGACCCCGTACCTGCTGGACGTGCTCTACGACAACGGCCACCCCGATGTCGCACGCGCGCTGCTGTGGCAATCCGAGATGCCATCGTGGCTGTACGAAGTCGACCGCGGCGCGACCACGATCTGGGAGACGTGGGATGCGATCTCGCCCGACGGGACGATCCGCCCGATGTCGCTCAATCACTACGCGCCCGGAGCCGTCGACGACGTGCTGTTCCGTCGGCTCGCCGGCATCCGCTCCACATCCCCCGGCTATCGCACCGCTGTGATCGAGCCCGACCTCGACAGCGGTCTGGAGCATGTGCACGCCCACGTCGGCACGCCGTACGGCCCGCTGGTGGTCTTCTGGAAGCGGACGGGCGACGGGGTCGAGATCACCGTCGAGGTGCCCGTCGGGGTCCGTGCAGAACTCGTCGCCGCCGGGCACACCGTGCCGCTGCCCTCCGGCACTTCCACCTGCACCTTCCCCTCCTGAACGGACCGCTCCCCTGTCGCCAACCGTCCGTCCGCGGCGCCGTGGTGGACGGTTGGCGACGGGGGAGCAGTCCCGGTTCAGCGCGGCGCCGTCGAGGCCCGCACGATGAGCTCGGGCTGGAAGACCGTCTGACGGGCGATGCTCTCCGGATCTGCGGCCTCCTCGAGAAGGATCCGCAGCGCGGTGCGCCCGATCATCCGGCTCGGCTGACGCATCGACGACAGCGGCACGGCCGCCGCGGCGGCGAACGGGATGTCGTCGAACCCGATGATCGCGATCTCGTGCGGCACCAGCATCCGCCCCCCGACCACGAGCGACTGCAGCAGTCCGAGCGCCAGCAGGTCGTTCGCGGCGAACAGCGCATCGGGGCGCTCGTGCCGCGGTCGCGCGAGGATGCGCGCGCCGGCGGCCGCGCCCTCCCCGACGGTCATGGCCCCGGTCGCAATGACCTCGACTTCGACGTGCGCGCCGGCGTTCTCGGCCGCGACCCGTGCTCCGGCGAGGCGGTCGGTGACCTGGCGCATGTCGAACGGACCGCCGACGAACGCGATGCGCGAACGACCGGTCTCGATCAGATGATCGACCGCCATCCGGCCGCCGAGCACGCTGTCGACCGACACCGACGAGAAGCGGCCGTCACCGCTGAAGCGGTCCACCAGCACCGCCGCGATGCCCCGGGCGCGGAGTTTCTGCAGCCGCGCCGTGATGTCGCCGTACGGGGCAATGAGCACGCCGCGCACCTGCTGCTCCTCGAACAGGTCGAGGTACAGGCGCTCGCGCGCGGGGTCCTCGTCGGTGTTGCCGTACAGCACGGCGATGCTGTGCCGGGATGCCTCGTCCTCGGCGCCTCGGACCACGTCGGTGTAGAACGGGTTCTGCCCGTCGAGCACGACGAAGCCGACCGTTGTGCTCACCCCGCCGCGGAGCTTGCGGGCGGCGTCGTTGCGCACGTAACCCAGCTCTTCGATTGCGAGGTTGACGCGGTCGATCGACTCGCTCGAGACCTCGTCGGGCCGATTCAGGACGTTCGAGACCGTGCCCACGGAGACGCCGGCGCGCTGTGCGACGTCACGGATGCTCACCGGCACTGGCGCTCCTGCTCCCTCGTTGGATTCGCGTCTGGTCACGATTCGATCAAGGTCTGCAGAGAACTTGACCGTGGTGGTCGGTCTCCATAGAGTAGCCTGAATCGCACCTGAATCGATTCAGTTCTGATTCAGACCCAGGATTTCCACCCCGTCGTTCAAGACCTCAATGAGGAGGGTGCCCGAAATGGCATCAGATGCCGAAGCGTCCGCGCATGCACT
This portion of the Microbacterium pygmaeum genome encodes:
- a CDS encoding alpha/beta hydrolase fold domain-containing protein; amino-acid sequence: MTEFHDVALTGGGFDFRVRVYPAPQPTGAVLNWLHGGAFMFGTLDMPEADQVGRCLSESGTTVVSVDYTLAPLDALAALGPIDGGEGMPAPEGMPTPEQMRAEMEAAGPRARYPVASLQTVVAFDWAVANAQRWGAAPTRVLLGGASAGGNLAAGAAVRLRDRAATAADAAVPASVALVYPVLHAPLPDANAELEAKLAGLPRALTFPPESTSAINANYLGEAAPDEIYAFPGGHDMTGLAPTLIVTADRDRLRASGEAFAAELALAGVDVCVVRQRGALHGFLNEVGDPAAESTLRWIRTVATLTAARTVR
- a CDS encoding SDR family NAD(P)-dependent oxidoreductase yields the protein MTPHNTVEVERRVDAGWLGLEGSRVLIAGAGGIGGACAVAYAKAGASVAVVDRDRATLDALSILLEPAGVPFLLIEADLTEHGAGTRVVAETVDGLGGLDVLLHAVGINDRRPILEFTEDEWDHILQVNLSTLFGLAQAAGRHMVAQGSGRVLALSSVSGLLAHHSHGPYAASKGGINQLLRVMAREWASAGVTVNALAPGYIETPLTAGELAKPGKRQDLESLVPAGRLGTPDELTGPALFLSSRHAGFITGHVMYIDGGRTLV
- a CDS encoding SDR family NAD(P)-dependent oxidoreductase, with the translated sequence MSASTPQIFPRFAGKTVLVTGAGTGFGAEIAVRAAQEGARVAVHYRSSKAGAEATLERIRDAGSDGILVQADIGSWDQIKRMADEVWAAFGTLDVLVNNVGDVSSEQMNWNELTQEALDAVIDIDVKGTLLMTHEFGERMLAQGHGNIVQVGSTVIVRGSARAPQYAAAKYAILGITKSYAKAFAPTVRVNTFAPGFMETERLLNREDWKNGRREVLLAQTPMGVIPPPEFVTGACLWLATDEAAHLTGGYMLADGGFNMVGA
- a CDS encoding fumarylacetoacetate hydrolase family protein, with the protein product MKLITFDGGRVGRLELEEGTVIELDVPSTREYFERGGDVRETGERLAYADVKLEAPIRPKKFFHTAGNFADHHNELTAVDWSHPVHKGIVFFQNVDAIIGPDDDIVYPEGLTKELDYELELGIIIGKPGKFFGPDEADDYIAGFTVFNDITARDIQRKEMESGVFSFSKGIDTFCPIGPWIVTRDEVPDMHELPMQLRVNGEVRQQGNTNQTRIKFPHLVAYHSPQIYSAGDIITTGTISGVAAVQPNPFDFYLQPGDEIEAEITGIGTLRNRVISWEDRYGEPAPARVDW
- a CDS encoding fumarylacetoacetate hydrolase family protein, translated to MRIANLGGRAVLVRGESGAIDIAGASDGRFGPDPQSLFENWTAFAEWADALLNADAAASDSFDVTELGAPVPRPRQVFAIGLNYAEHAAEAGYPPVSMPVTFTKFPSSIVGPDAVVELPEGHVDWEVELVVVIGREGHKLDRESAWDHVAGLTIGQDLSERITQLQGSAPQFSLGKSFPGFGPTGPWLVTPDEFADKDDLAISCSLSGEGMQASRTSMMLYDVPELLVRISAVCPLLPGDIIFSGTPSGIGNRRTPPRFIGADDVLVSEIEGIGTLTTRFTA
- a CDS encoding alpha-L-rhamnosidase encodes the protein MTNRGDVPTGGATDLLSSSVLHISSAQAVSCTDLRVEYLRAPIAIGTDTPRFSWIVDHPQDAYEIVVARGAEPIWSSGPVESPQTSLVEYAGAALASDTDYTWRVRSRADAGGWSDWASSTFGTGLLDAADWSAAWVEPDQQDAVVERWSILDWIRGLGPQEPLEERLRPPQLLRHPFALGERPVRARLYATARGAYAATVNGLPADDQVLAPGSDTYEHRISVQTYDVTDALVEGENVLGVALADGWWAGRLGLTGSSAQYGTRTSAIWQLHVEYADGGSEVIGSGSGVRSSPGPWAYADLFVGEQFDRRAVPVGWDRPGFSDEGWTPVVEVGRDHALLKAFTGEPIRRVLELPAIEVVETPEGAIVDFGQVIAGRVRLRLHDTSPGQRIVLEHTETLAPGGSWFDNIQGINKEQTDIFVAAGDDDEWEPEFTFHGFRYARVTGLHAPLNRDDIVAVVIASDLEQTGAFSASDPRLDRLHQNVVWSQRGNFVSIPTDCPQREKVGWTGDIQAFVGAAANNAQVVPFLTRWLENLRADQLPDGRIPIFSPRSPFDADAAANAQGIGSIVAAAGWSDAIAIVPWTLYERYGDRRLLEHNYDALIRWIQYQRRTAASELPEALIDTALAPDRRARQALLYNTGAHFGDWLTPSTMEGKPVHEAIGIAPALTSEYLAPMFQARTLSIAARWADVLGRTADAAALATAAADVRAAFAAEYVDADGDLPVRLQGVYVLALAFDMVPTALRARTAARLVELVRERGNRLDTGFLSTPYLLDVLYDNGHPDVARALLWQSEMPSWLYEVDRGATTIWETWDAISPDGTIRPMSLNHYAPGAVDDVLFRRLAGIRSTSPGYRTAVIEPDLDSGLEHVHAHVGTPYGPLVVFWKRTGDGVEITVEVPVGVRAELVAAGHTVPLPSGTSTCTFPS
- a CDS encoding LacI family DNA-binding transcriptional regulator; amino-acid sequence: MPVSIRDVAQRAGVSVGTVSNVLNRPDEVSSESIDRVNLAIEELGYVRNDAARKLRGGVSTTVGFVVLDGQNPFYTDVVRGAEDEASRHSIAVLYGNTDEDPARERLYLDLFEEQQVRGVLIAPYGDITARLQKLRARGIAAVLVDRFSGDGRFSSVSVDSVLGGRMAVDHLIETGRSRIAFVGGPFDMRQVTDRLAGARVAAENAGAHVEVEVIATGAMTVGEGAAAGARILARPRHERPDALFAANDLLALGLLQSLVVGGRMLVPHEIAIIGFDDIPFAAAAAVPLSSMRQPSRMIGRTALRILLEEAADPESIARQTVFQPELIVRASTAPR